A single genomic interval of Dromiciops gliroides isolate mDroGli1 chromosome 1, mDroGli1.pri, whole genome shotgun sequence harbors:
- the LOC122752886 gene encoding LOW QUALITY PROTEIN: serine protease 41-like (The sequence of the model RefSeq protein was modified relative to this genomic sequence to represent the inferred CDS: inserted 2 bases in 1 codon) — translation MRMTLGWAYLAFLLSLLLQPDHAYERDKDIYEVCGRPKLRARDFAIEPRRGRWPWQASLRYKGKHWCGASLIQPEWIITAASCFRLSNKTWDYSVMIGSIYAYPTTRFMATFLQSQEYFPRFISQTLTEXLQQNLKASSPSQETHQELLRRKSVQFKLVFCKLEGNMEEDRNPSIKRRPGGRVGTTGVAVQRPGALQGSLALREGRVKITDLDRCENVPGSSGRPINSESYQNDVLCVLMPYYPAERCMGDRGGPLICRIQDIYYQFGIMNWDYGCMPGIKTRTFTSVALYSAWVEKVVNSSSTLSPFKFILFVWLLPRAILESF, via the exons ATGAGGATGACCTTGGGCTGGGCCTACCTGGCCTTCCTGCTGTCCCTGCTGCTACAACCAGACCACGCCT ATGAACGAGATAAAGATATTTATGAAG TATGTGGACGTCCCAAGCTCAGAGCCCGGGATTTTGCTATTGAACCGCGGCGTGGGCGTTGGCCATGGCAAGCTAGCCTTCGATATAAAGGCAAGCACTGGTGTGGTGCCTCCCTCATCCAGCCAGAGTGGATAATAACAGCAGCCAGTTGCTTCCGATT GTCCAATAAAACATGGGATTACAGCGTGATGATTGGTTCCATCTATGCCTACCCAACCACCCGCTTCATGGCCACATTTCTACAGAGCCAAGAATATTTCCCCAGG TTTATTTCCCAGACCCTCACAGA ATTGCAACAGAATCTCAAAGCATCATCCCCATCCCAGGAAACCCATCAGGAACTTCTGAGAAGAAAGTCAGTTCAGTTCAAACTGGTGTTTTGCAAACTG GAAGGCAACATGGAAGAAGATAGGAATCCCAGCATAAAGAGGAGGCCAGGAGGCCGAGTGGGCACCACAGGAGTAGCTGTGCAGAGGCCAGGAG CTCTACAAGGTTCCCTGGCACTTCGGGAGGGAAGAGTGAAAATCACTGACTTAGACAGGTGTGAAAACGTTCCAGGCTCCTCGGGGCGTCCCATTAACTCTGAAAGCTACCAGAATGATGTGCTTTGTGTGCTCATGCCTTATTATCCAGCTGAAAGATGTATG ggTGACCGAGGTGGCCCCCTCATATGTCGGATTCAGGATATCTATTACCAGTTTGGGATCATGAACTGGGACTATGGTTGTATGCCAGGAATCAAGACCAGAACTTTCACcagtgttgccctctacagtgcCTGGGTTGAGAAAGTGGTCAACAGCAGCAGCACCCTGAGTCCATTCAAGTTCATCCTCTTTGTCTGGCTCCTACCTCGGGCTATTCTAGAGTCCTTCTGA